In a genomic window of Procambarus clarkii isolate CNS0578487 chromosome 12, FALCON_Pclarkii_2.0, whole genome shotgun sequence:
- the LOC123772873 gene encoding protein hairless isoform X1: MKNKTEVSSPDVCVRMSKAGLEGGGGLGMMEKRSLSPNSPSSPPSPPSSAVTSPSQTKIKCESPVPLLGGHAPSPRPLGSPPSTGPGAEVKGKPGTPIPSNSAKGALPRPTGTGGEEGKVVTGTTATTTTTTTTTTTTTTTGGRLTFFKEGKFLLELSHRTDMGAPAGWVPVKSKTYWPPPSSATTTTTTQHPLRHDTPTSQSVSDDCSSLNSSPWTGEHLRKQLTPRRNKGFVLQTASFHWHALPRARDIRKKIRFRRNPFIYVNGPTGSWEPCEKIKDSCRTVKSEDNQSALEEKKCKLETRVLLLGLKVGLKLDTTTSIQVLFEKPIISADAVDPTFVSPRKRYLRQMETDQESIHRKKLHSGVNSVSHNPGENSSSSNQPHSQPNRSAINSLTPSVYSIESILNNETANRKNDSFLRTLLKPELKPSGTQCKSSVVRERISSDVLTSTVKVERQERTDRSVSERLEQLNASQIERTDPLVDLGRLSTERYDLTRYGHMASLYSLHPYVDPRYMMLHSLAPGLVPSMSSQHTEMAQAVAAATAAAATAAAAAAGLGTYQLGHLPPSLPGSQYQHLLSGSLSGGYSPPTSIAAQLLRPQSQSSRSSPHAISHSPSPKPQVSSTPASPHMSRGASPRGASSPWQPPPSVHPLSPHRPLSSPLPSPPPQDAPLNLSKPRNHSGK; the protein is encoded by the exons ATGAAGAACAAGACGGAGGTGTCGAGCCcggatgtgtgtgtgaggatgagtAAGGCAGggctggaggggggaggggggttgggcaTGATGGAGAAGAGGTCCCTCTCCCCCAActctccttcctcccctccctcgcccccaAGCAGTGCTGTCACCTCTCCCTCACAGACTAAGATTAAGTGCGAGAGTCCCGTGCCGCTCTTGGGGGGTCACGCGCCCTCGCCCCGGCCCCTAGGGTCGCCTCCGAGCACCGGCCCCGGGGCGGAGGTGAAGGGCAAGCCCGGGACCCCCATACCCAGCAACAGCGCCAAGGGGGCGTTGCCCCGACCCACCGGCACCGGCGGCGAGGAAGGCAAGGTTGTTACGGGGACTACtgcgactaccaccaccaccacgactaccaccaccactaccaccactaccggcGGCAGGTTAACGTTCTTCAAAG aGGGCAAATTCCTACTGGAGTTATCTCATCGAACAGATATGGGCGCTCCTGCTGGGTGGGTACCGGTGAAGAGCAAGACTTACTGGCCACCGCCATCATctgccaccactactactactacgcaGCATCCGTTGCGACACGACACTCCCACGTCACAGTCTG ttTCAGATGACTGTTCATCGTTGAATTCTTCTCCTTGGACGGGTGAGCATCTGAGGAAGCAATTGACGCCACGACGTAACAAAGGCTTTGTGTTGCAGACAGCTTCGTTTCACTGGCATGCATTGCCGCGTGCCCGAGACATAAGGAAAAAAATTAGATTTAGACGCAACCCTTTCATATATGTGAATGGTCCAACAGGTTCTTGGGAGCCTTGTGAGAAGATAAAAGACTCGTGTAGAACTGTTAAATCTGAGGATAACCAAAGTGCACTTGAGGAGAAAAAATGCAAACTAGAGACGCGGGTTCTCTTGTTGGGACTAAAAGTTGGTTTAAAACTAGATACCACAACTTCCATTCAAGTGCTGTTTGAGAAACCCATTATAAGTGCTGATGCGGTTGATCCAACTTTCGTGTCTCCTAGAAAAAGGTATCTACGACAGATGGAAACTGATCAAGAATCTATACATCGTAAAAAGCTACATTCTGGAGTCAATAGTGTGTCACACAACCCCGGTGAGAACTCATCTTCCTCAAATCAGCCTCATTCTCAGCCCAACAGAAGTGCCATTAATTCACTAACACCCTCGGTATATAGCATCGAATCAATTTTAAACAATGAAACTGCCAATAGAAAGAATGATTCCTTCCTTAGAACTTTATTAAAACCTGAACTGAAACCCAGTGGTACTCAATGCAAATCTAGTGTTGTAAGAGAACGTATTAGTAGTGATGTGTTAACGAGTACAGTTAAGGTAGAGAGACAGGAACGAACAGATAGAAGTGTTTCCGAGAGGCTGGAGCAACTAAATGCAAGTCAAATAGAAAGGACAGACCCACTTGTTGATCTCGGCAGGCTCTCGACGGAACGGTACGACTTGACACGTTATGGACACATGGCAAGTTTATATAGCTTGCACCCATATGTGGATCCTCGGTACATGATGCTTCACTCTCTTGCTCCAGGATTAGTTCCCTCTATGTCTTCCCAGCACACAGAGATGGCACAAGCTGTTGCTGCGGCAACTGCTGCCGCTGcaactgctgcagctgctgcagcAGGCCTTGGTACATACCAGTTAGGACACTTGCCTCCATCTTTGCCTGGGTCACAATACCAGCACCTCTTATCTGGGAGTTTATCTGGTGGATATTCACCGCCAACGTCCATAGCAGCCCAACTTCTTCGGCCCCAAAGCCAGTCGTCACGGTCCTCCCCACATGCCATATCTCATAGCCCAAGTCCAAAGCCCCAGGTCTCTAGTACACCCGCGTCTCCTCACATGAGTAGAGGGGCCAGCCCTCGTGGAGCTTCGTCACCGTGGCAGCCACCACCATCTGTGCATCCGCTCTCACCACACAGGCCATTATCTTCCCCACTACCATCTCCACCTCCACAAG ATGCACCTCTTAACTTATCAAAACCACGGAATCATTCGGGCAAGTGA
- the LOC123772873 gene encoding protein hairless isoform X2: MKNKTEVSSPDVCVRMSKAGLEGGGGLGMMEKRSLSPNSPSSPPSPPSSAVTSPSQTKIKCESPVPLLGGHAPSPRPLGSPPSTGPGAEVKGKPGTPIPSNSAKGALPRPTGTGGEEGKVVTGTTATTTTTTTTTTTTTTTGGRLTFFKEGKFLLELSHRTDMGAPAGWVPVKSKTYWPPPSSATTTTTTQHPLRHDTPTSQSDDCSSLNSSPWTGEHLRKQLTPRRNKGFVLQTASFHWHALPRARDIRKKIRFRRNPFIYVNGPTGSWEPCEKIKDSCRTVKSEDNQSALEEKKCKLETRVLLLGLKVGLKLDTTTSIQVLFEKPIISADAVDPTFVSPRKRYLRQMETDQESIHRKKLHSGVNSVSHNPGENSSSSNQPHSQPNRSAINSLTPSVYSIESILNNETANRKNDSFLRTLLKPELKPSGTQCKSSVVRERISSDVLTSTVKVERQERTDRSVSERLEQLNASQIERTDPLVDLGRLSTERYDLTRYGHMASLYSLHPYVDPRYMMLHSLAPGLVPSMSSQHTEMAQAVAAATAAAATAAAAAAGLGTYQLGHLPPSLPGSQYQHLLSGSLSGGYSPPTSIAAQLLRPQSQSSRSSPHAISHSPSPKPQVSSTPASPHMSRGASPRGASSPWQPPPSVHPLSPHRPLSSPLPSPPPQDAPLNLSKPRNHSGK; this comes from the exons ATGAAGAACAAGACGGAGGTGTCGAGCCcggatgtgtgtgtgaggatgagtAAGGCAGggctggaggggggaggggggttgggcaTGATGGAGAAGAGGTCCCTCTCCCCCAActctccttcctcccctccctcgcccccaAGCAGTGCTGTCACCTCTCCCTCACAGACTAAGATTAAGTGCGAGAGTCCCGTGCCGCTCTTGGGGGGTCACGCGCCCTCGCCCCGGCCCCTAGGGTCGCCTCCGAGCACCGGCCCCGGGGCGGAGGTGAAGGGCAAGCCCGGGACCCCCATACCCAGCAACAGCGCCAAGGGGGCGTTGCCCCGACCCACCGGCACCGGCGGCGAGGAAGGCAAGGTTGTTACGGGGACTACtgcgactaccaccaccaccacgactaccaccaccactaccaccactaccggcGGCAGGTTAACGTTCTTCAAAG aGGGCAAATTCCTACTGGAGTTATCTCATCGAACAGATATGGGCGCTCCTGCTGGGTGGGTACCGGTGAAGAGCAAGACTTACTGGCCACCGCCATCATctgccaccactactactactacgcaGCATCCGTTGCGACACGACACTCCCACGTCACAGTCTG ATGACTGTTCATCGTTGAATTCTTCTCCTTGGACGGGTGAGCATCTGAGGAAGCAATTGACGCCACGACGTAACAAAGGCTTTGTGTTGCAGACAGCTTCGTTTCACTGGCATGCATTGCCGCGTGCCCGAGACATAAGGAAAAAAATTAGATTTAGACGCAACCCTTTCATATATGTGAATGGTCCAACAGGTTCTTGGGAGCCTTGTGAGAAGATAAAAGACTCGTGTAGAACTGTTAAATCTGAGGATAACCAAAGTGCACTTGAGGAGAAAAAATGCAAACTAGAGACGCGGGTTCTCTTGTTGGGACTAAAAGTTGGTTTAAAACTAGATACCACAACTTCCATTCAAGTGCTGTTTGAGAAACCCATTATAAGTGCTGATGCGGTTGATCCAACTTTCGTGTCTCCTAGAAAAAGGTATCTACGACAGATGGAAACTGATCAAGAATCTATACATCGTAAAAAGCTACATTCTGGAGTCAATAGTGTGTCACACAACCCCGGTGAGAACTCATCTTCCTCAAATCAGCCTCATTCTCAGCCCAACAGAAGTGCCATTAATTCACTAACACCCTCGGTATATAGCATCGAATCAATTTTAAACAATGAAACTGCCAATAGAAAGAATGATTCCTTCCTTAGAACTTTATTAAAACCTGAACTGAAACCCAGTGGTACTCAATGCAAATCTAGTGTTGTAAGAGAACGTATTAGTAGTGATGTGTTAACGAGTACAGTTAAGGTAGAGAGACAGGAACGAACAGATAGAAGTGTTTCCGAGAGGCTGGAGCAACTAAATGCAAGTCAAATAGAAAGGACAGACCCACTTGTTGATCTCGGCAGGCTCTCGACGGAACGGTACGACTTGACACGTTATGGACACATGGCAAGTTTATATAGCTTGCACCCATATGTGGATCCTCGGTACATGATGCTTCACTCTCTTGCTCCAGGATTAGTTCCCTCTATGTCTTCCCAGCACACAGAGATGGCACAAGCTGTTGCTGCGGCAACTGCTGCCGCTGcaactgctgcagctgctgcagcAGGCCTTGGTACATACCAGTTAGGACACTTGCCTCCATCTTTGCCTGGGTCACAATACCAGCACCTCTTATCTGGGAGTTTATCTGGTGGATATTCACCGCCAACGTCCATAGCAGCCCAACTTCTTCGGCCCCAAAGCCAGTCGTCACGGTCCTCCCCACATGCCATATCTCATAGCCCAAGTCCAAAGCCCCAGGTCTCTAGTACACCCGCGTCTCCTCACATGAGTAGAGGGGCCAGCCCTCGTGGAGCTTCGTCACCGTGGCAGCCACCACCATCTGTGCATCCGCTCTCACCACACAGGCCATTATCTTCCCCACTACCATCTCCACCTCCACAAG ATGCACCTCTTAACTTATCAAAACCACGGAATCATTCGGGCAAGTGA